The genomic DNA GCACACCCGCCCCGGCGAGTGGTATGCCAAGCTATCAGCGGCGTGGAATGCCGGCTGCCGGTGGTACGAAGGCGTAATCAGTGGCGTGGGCGGCTGCCCCATGACTGGTTACGATCTGGTGGGCAACCTCGATACACTGAGTCTGGTTTCGTTTTTACAGGAAAAAAACGCCCATCATCATCTGAATACCGAACTTTTACTCAAAGCCGTTCGTCTGGCCGGTGAATGGAACAACTAAATGGTATCATCATGAAGACATCCGCTTTTTATCACTTTCTTACGTCCACACTGCTGATTTCTTTGACCGCAACGGTGCTGCAGTTATACGCCCAGAATCCCAACCCCTGCAATACCCGCGATTTTGGCAAAAACGAGCACACCGGCCGGTATTACAACCTCAGGGGCATTTCACTGTATGTTGAACACTATGGAAAAGGCCAACCACTGGTGCTTCTACACGGCAACGGCGGATCCATCGGGAGTTTCTCCTGCCAGATTCCCTATTTTGAAAAGGAATATCATGTAATTGCCATCGACAGCCGCGCGCAGGGAAAATCGGCCGATCCATCAGATACCCTAAGTTTTGATATGATGGCCGACGACGTTAGCACCCTGCTCGACAGCCTGCACCTCGATTCGTGCAATGTACTGGGCTGGAGCGACGGGGGAATTACCGGACTATTACTCGCCATAAGGCATCCCGATAAGGTAAAGCGACTCGCCATAACCGGCGCCAATCTGAAGCCCGACAGCAGCAGTCTTTATCCGAACGACTTAAACTGGATGAAACAGGAATACGCCCGTTTGGGAAATCTCAGTCAGACACCCGAAACCAAAAACCAGCGTAAACTGCTTGGCCTCGACCTGCTCGAACC from Lentimicrobiaceae bacterium includes the following:
- a CDS encoding alpha/beta hydrolase yields the protein MKTSAFYHFLTSTLLISLTATVLQLYAQNPNPCNTRDFGKNEHTGRYYNLRGISLYVEHYGKGQPLVLLHGNGGSIGSFSCQIPYFEKEYHVIAIDSRAQGKSADPSDTLSFDMMADDVSTLLDSLHLDSCNVLGWSDGGITGLLLAIRHPDKVKRLAITGANLKPDSSSLYPNDLNWMKQEYARLGNLSQTPETKNQRKLLGLDLLEPRIRAADLRQIHCPALVIGGDHDVIPPAHTLLIAQSIPRAFLWILPNSSHATLMDYHKKFNTTVDDFFRDKLSPN